The following proteins come from a genomic window of Venturia canescens isolate UGA chromosome 4, ASM1945775v1, whole genome shotgun sequence:
- the Ca-Ma2d gene encoding voltage-dependent calcium channel subunit alpha-2/delta-3 isoform X3, with protein MPKSSTNGRKISAPNSSSSPTLWADQTNSSKQKYKTMNAIVVEKSGEELIDIISESVGRMLRRKMDAVRCILKVAEAAAEEYVREENENVTYVSGKYSNVIDMPETSTPQSIRRNYSTFRDMELTSDSHFYNIPVNTNYSSVHVPTNVWDLGPAVIEAIDWSEALDDIFRQNYKSDPALSWQYFGSTTGVLRQYPAMQWRTDRGADGHPVVDQYDCRTRSWFIEAATCSKDVVILVDVSGSMEGMGRTIAIATVSSILDTLSNNDFVTILQYTNETDEIVPCFKDKLIQATPENLKTFKEKLQDMDPGEAANLTWAFTRAFNLLKNYSDARGCDTETPCNQLIMLVTDGVASNVSEVFDDWNRQENGTRIPVRVFTYLLGREISMVQEIQLMACLNRGYYTHIKTQEEAREQVLKYIPVVARPLVLQGDVHPIVWTHVYADVTNPALATWLWVVMDHEKQKARLEKVQKGKLQGVEINEDAVYIKQLAEGENPRSDPSKVNTTLWQEYRLLTSVSIPAFDRKGNRNNNTRKANLLGVAGTDVPIDDIRKLTLPYKLGVNGYAFIVSNNGYVILHPDLRPVSQGRLKLNYNSIDLTEVEILDDGRGPRDPGPEVLQLRAELVDHKRGSLKNIPVKLHYDDNRRVTLEKRDYYYAPLPGTPFGIAIAIPNYGKTWIKVEDEIRKTQRTNDLSDFFVGENWRVHPGWVYCRFHYLEGHEFENSETELKHFLRLLGRPDWKWSDQYEAYSNTSDNNEEPDCYDQVLHDDDYYCNQELMELLIFDAKATNKSYSGTFVHRDQATRRLANAWGVFLRFVATQSGLTRWQDLDVSKIPRGREQVKFGDLYRRAVNEPWYKGAIFQHEIDHDSISISVPWEAGPTAVVTVSMAIFPRDGGKNASAAVVGFQMPMTTFYQKFIDVTSTTTNPDMNCVHKWIDCYLIDQNGYVVISEAHNDTGRFLGVVEGAVMKSMVVQGFFKAVEIYDYQGLCQDYVIRSDASGNFGNPFRYVGKLLVWLLGRLLWMTTKFVNLPEAFARVHSDEDLPEPPPPPKEEPVPFACDQKRTLFIMDQEVAEERITNSSLQCSRPFYAQRVPATNLLLLVVDSMYWTCHEKLEVTAKNIDPSEYPNGTEPSPCHKKHLNDLPRRRLENCYAEHPLEEEIDACGRATTLPHFSIRTSLFILFIIKLAL; from the exons ATGCCCAAAT cGTCGACCAATGGGCGGAAAATCTCGGCACCGAACTCCTCGAGCTCGCCAACGCTGTGGGCCGACCAGACGAACTCATCGAAGCAA AAATACAAAACTATGAATGCAATCGTGGTGGAAAAATCTGGGGAAGAACTGATCGACATAATAAGCGAAAGTGTCGGTAGGATGCTCAGAAGGAAGATGGACGCAGTTCGTTGCATTTTGAAAGTAGCGGAGGCCGCCGCCGAAGAATACGTTCGAGAGGAGAACGAAAACGTAACTTACGTATCCGGAAAGTACAGCAACGTCATAGACATGCCAGAAACTTCGACGCCTCAAAGTATAAGGAGAAACTATAGCACTTTTAG GGACATGGAACTCACCTCAGATTCTCATTTCTACAATATCCCAGTGAATACAAATTATTCGTCGGTTCATGTGCCAACGAACGTGTGGGATTTGGGTCCGGCGGTGATCGAAGCGATCGATTGGTCCGAAGCACTCGATGATATATTTCGACAAAATTATAAATCAGATCCGGCTCTCTCCTGGCAATATTTCGGTTCTACGACCGGAGTGCTGCGACAGTATCCCGCGATGCAATGGAGAACTGACCGCGGTGCTGATGGTCATCCGGTTGTTGATCAGTACGACTGCCGAACGAGAAGTTGGTTCATCGAGGCTGCAACCTGCAGCAAAGACGTCGTCATACTCGTCGACGTCAGTGGAAGTATGGAGGGAATGGGTCGTACGATAG CGATCGCAACGGTCTCGTCTATTTTGGACACTCTTTCGAATAACGACTTCGTGACGATACTTCAGTACACGAACGAGACGGACGAGATCGTGCCATGCTTCAAGGACAAACTCATTCAAGCGACACCAGAAAATCTGAAAACTTTTAAGGAAAAGCTTCAGGATATGGATCCCGGTGAAGCAGCCAATCTCACGTGGGCCTTCACCAGAGCGTTTAACCTCTTGAAAAACTATAGCGATGCGAGAGGCTGCGATACTGAGACCCCCTGCAATCAGCTGATTATGCTCGTCACCGATGGCGTTGCTTCCAACGTATCCGAG GTATTTGACGACTGGAACAGGCAAGAAAACGGTACCAGGATACCAGTGCGAGTATTCACGTACCTTTTGGGCCGTGAGATTTCTATGGTACAGGAAATCCAGCTGATGGCTTGTCTCAACAGAGGCTATTACACACACATCAAAACCCAGGAAGAGGCGAGAGAACAGGTCCTTAAATATATACCGGTAGTTGCAAGACCGCTGGTTCTGCAGGGCGACGTTCATCCGATAGTTTGGACCCACGTTTACGCGGATGTTACG AATCCAGCCCTCGCCACGTGGCTGTGGGTAGTGATGGACCACGAGAAGCAAAAGGCACGTCTCGAGAAAGTTCAGAAAGGGAAACTGCAGGGTGTCGAGATAAACGAGGATGCGGTCTACATTAAGCAG CTCGCAGAAGGCGAAAACCCTCGCTCGGATCCTTCGAAGGTGAACACGACGCTCTGGCaagaatatcgacttttaacTTCTGTCAGTATTCCGGCGTTCGATCGTAAAGGGAATCGTAACAACAATACGAGGAAAGCGAATCTTCTGGGCGTCGCTGGCACCGACGTTCCCATTGACGACATTCGAAAATTAACTTTGCCTTATAAACTGGGTGTCAACGGCTATGCGTTCATCGTCTCCAACAATGGTTACGTAATTCTGCATCCGGATCTCCGGCCTGTCTCGCAGGGACGCTTGAAACTCAATTACAACAGTATCGATTTAACGGAAGTGGAAATTCTCGACGATGGGAGAGGACCGAG AGATCCCGGACCGGAAGTGTTGCAACTTCGAGCAGAGCTGGTCGATCACAAACGCGGCAGTCTGAAAAATATTCCTGTGAAATTACACTACGACGATAATCGTCGAGTGACTTTGGAAAAGAGAGATTATTATTACGCACCGCTACCGGGCACTCCCTTTGGCATCGCTATCGCGATACCTAATTATGGAAAAACGTGGATAAAG GTCGAGGACGAAATCCGCAAGACCCAACGAACGAACGACCTTTCGGACTTTTTTGTCGgtgaaaattggagagttCATCCGGGTTGGGTTTACTGCAGATTCCATTATTTGGAGGGACACGAATTCGAGAATTCTGAAACAGAATTAAAACACTTTTTGCGGCTGCTCGGTCGTCCTGATTGGAAATGGTCAGACCAATACGAGGCTTATTCCAACACGAGTGACAACAACGAAGAACCCGATTGCTACGACCAAGTACTCCACGACGACGATTATTACTGCAATCAAGAATTAATGGAGCTTTTAATCTTCGATGCGAAAGCCACGAACAAAAGTTATTCCGGCACATTCGTCCATCGCGATCAGGCCACCAGAAGACTGGCGAACGCGTGGGGGGTTTTTTTGAGATTCGTCGCCACGCAGAGCGGACTCACGCGATGGCAAGACCTCGACGTTTCCAAAATTCCACGCGGGAGAGAACAAGTAAAATTTGGTGATCTCTACCGACGTGCCGTTAACGAGCCCTGGTACAAAGGCGCCATTTTTCAACATGAAATCGATCACGACAGCATTTCGATTTCAG TGCCTTGGGAAGCCGGACCGACAGCTGTGGTGACTGTTTCAATGGCAATATTTCCACGGGACGGAGGAAAAAATGCATCGGCAGCGGTGGTCGGTTTTCAAATGCCGATGACGACTTTCTACCAAAAATTCATCGACGTAacatcgacgacgacgaatcCGGACATGAATTGTGTTCACAAATGGATCGATTGTTATCTCATCGATCAAAACGGTTACGTCGTTATTTCGGAAGCTCACAATGACACGGGACGTTTTCTCGGAGTGGTTGAGGGTGCAGTGATGAAGTCAATGGTCGTCCAAGGGTTTTTCAAGGCTGTCGAGATTTATGACTACCAGGGGCTTTGTCAAGACTAT GTAATAAGAAGCGACGCTTCCGGCAACTTTGGCAATCCGTTTCGCTACGTGGGAAAATTGCTAGTCTGGCTCCTCGGTCGATTATTATGGATGACAACGAAATTCGTCAACTTGCCGGAAGCATTCGCGAGAGTCCACTCGGACGAAGATCTGCCCGAGCCTCCGCCCCCACCCAAAGAAGAGCCCGTTCCATTCGCGTGCGATCAGAAGAGAACTCTGTTCATAATGGATCAGGAAGTTGCCGAAGAAAGAATCACAAACTCCTCGTTGCAATGCTCCAGGCCCTTCTACGCCCAGCGA GTACCAGCGACAAATTTATTGCTCCTGGTTGTTGACTCTATGTACTGGACCTGtcacgaaaaattggaagtaacagcaaaaaatatcgatccatCGGAATACCCAAACGGTACAGAACCTTCTCCCTGTCACAAGAAACACCTCAACGATTTGCCCCGAAGACGGTTGGAGAACTGTTACGCTGAGCATCCCCTGGAAGAGGAAATTGATGCCTGCGGACGAGCAACGACATTGCCCCATTTTTCCATTCGCacatcattatttattttatttatcattaagCTCGCCCTGTGA